TTCCTGAACTTCCACAATAATACCTTCTATATAATGTTTTTCATCAGGAGAactcaaaaaatattttgtaaaggaAGGTAAGCATCATTAGCCCAATttaacacatggggaaactgaggcaaagagcagTGACAAGGTCACACCATGAGCCACTGGCAGAGTTGAAAATAGAATCTGGGTCTCCTAacccccagtccagtgtcctgtcctctggATCACACTACCTTTTCATTAAAAACAGACTACAAATCAGTAGCtaaggacatttttaaaatggatttagggttgaattttcaaaaacacccaaGTTACTTAAAAGCACAGggctcccattttcaaaaatgtctaagtGGCTTAGGAGCCTAAGACCAATTTTCAAAGGACACCTAAGCTCCTAAGTCACGtaggcactttaaaaatgttttacatcAAGTCTTCCTGAAAAAAACAACTATTGAAATTCCCACTCCTAGTCCTCATGCTGGGTGCTAAATTAACAGCAATGGAAACAAATACACTGTCCACCAAATAAGCTCAGCAGAGGCAGTGTGCATTCTCTCACAGCACTGCTACCTCCTTCCAAAGAGCCCAACTCTAAGCAAAGCAAAATAAACCAGACTTAATGGGGAATGTCActagttaaaaaaatatattttttaagttaagtacaaacaacaaaaagttgCAGTAGAACACTCAATCTGACCAGCCTTGGCTATGTCATTGGTAGAAGAGGATACAGCAAATCTCCTGCGTGAAAGAGCTAATCCACGTTCTCAGACGTTCCTGATCTGTTAGGAAACATACACATGATCGAAATCCCATGCAAAGAAAACCACCTCCTAGATATCTGTAGTTCATGTATGCAAGCAGGGAAACTCAGGTCAGACAGAACACTCCTTTGATTAATACTAGGCGATCACTTCTCTTTTGTAGTGGCATGTCTAGGCCCTTCTCTGTCATTGTCTTTGTCGAATGCTGCTAAATGCTTAATTCGGGGAGGTTTATTTGAAAAATGGTGTTCTCGTGTTAGAAGCTTTAGTTCTCTCACATCCAAACTCTGccctcccctaccccactccctctccttcattctttttttttttcaagtcagTCAGAGGTTTATTTAATGCAACCAACTACTGTTTGACAAGTTAGCGCTTTCCACCAACACGAGGAGCAGAAACTTTCACTGGCTTCATAATCTTTTGTTTAGGTGCAGCCTTTGTGGGAGCCTTTGTTGTAGAGGGTGTAGACTTCTTGGTTGCCTGCTCAGCCTTCTTGGCTTCTTTGGCAGCCCTAATGGCTTGTTCCCACTGGGCCTTTCGCACTTCAGGCTTCTGATTTCTCTTGGCCATTATTTCAGCCAAAGATGCACCCGTGATAGCCTTCTGGAACTTGATTGCATGGCATGTGCGCTTCTTTTGTATTTCTTCAGACTGCCCTTTTTTGTGTTTGCACCTGTACAGAACAGTCCAGCTGATCTGACGGGGGTTTCTCTTGGAAAGAAAGGCACACTTGCATTTTGCATTCAAAAACTGGAAAACCTCGCCATCCGTGCGGGCGTAGCGGTGGCCGTGACCCGGGTGGCAGCCGCTTGCTTCGCAGGAAACCACTCATTTGCGCTCTGGGTGGAGGGGTAGAGTGTTGATTTCACCTAGCTACACCAAGATAAAAACTACCTCTGCTTTGTctgcactaggattttacagttaGTTATCTGGATGTGAACACACACCTCTTTTTGGCAGCAAAGACACAGCCAAAGATACCAAGCAGTAACTGCATCCTGAGCGTCACTGAGGGTATTGTGTGCGCTCGAGCACTCTGTTGTCTGGCATTTGATGTTGTGAGAGTCCTTTGTGTTACAGATGAAGGCACAAAAGGAGTACAGACTCACCATTCCAGGATATTTGGTCCCTTGTTATTAGTTCTGGACTGGAGCAGGAGGAGATGATTGCTTGTGAAGCAGTGAGGCCCTGTAAAGAGAGACTAGCGCAGGAGAACTGCTTCAGAGGACAGGGCAGAGGTACCCTACCTGCAAGAGGGAGTTGCCCAGGGGCCAATTGTCACCTCCTGTTTCAGGAAACAGGACTcatgtacattttgtaaataaacaagttaCCCTAAGAGAGCACCTGACTGCCACAGCACTGATAGTTGCTGCAAACTGGAAACTGGCAGGCAAAGCTTTGaatcctgctgctgctcagcaaaGGGATCAGATCATTGAAGCTGGGGGTTCCTTCAAACTCAAAACAAACTTCAGGAGCTGAATAAACAATAAccaaaataaatgcataaatacaAAGGTTTGCACATAACTCCTGGGATGCAAACCTGCCTTTTTTCCGCTGGCTCAACCCAAGAGCCAAGGTTTTAGACTGAGCCATTTTTCCATTTGATAAAAGCCTGTATAAGTGACTCcatttgctttgctttctctgtttGTATCCTTGAACTTCCCCTCTACCTGGCATCCAGCTCACTTTGATAAATGTTTAAAGTTAGACAGATGTTTACTGTTAAGAATGCAATTATCCAGTGAGCTTCCCTGCCTTAATGACCTCTAATGCAAGCCAACAATCCGTCCCCATGTCCTGACTCAATTGTGCAAAACACGGGTCAATCATTTTTCTTCTGGATACTCTCACCGccgccctcccccagcctttgggACACATGCCCTAGCGATTGTCATGATTACCTCAGAGGAACATCAACATCCCAGTGAATTGTCACTGCAAAACTAATAATACAGctacatgtgacttgcccattaACAGTATGAATCAACAAAGTCTTGCAAAGACAGCAAGTTCTGTGCAACTCTCTCAACGGCATGGGGGAAGGTGAAGGGGGAGAAGCACTATGGGAAAATTGATGCAAAGCCCCACTCAATGGGAATGCTAAGTCAGGCATTTTCATGTAAACTGCTAAGTAACCCTGATTCAAAAACCACTCGTACCTTTAGTCTCCAGTACCATTACAGTGAAGGAGAGAGCTACATGAGTGCTGAAGGATTTTCTGCTTAAAAATTTGCTTCATCCTGGATGTTGTGCTGCTTTCAGATTAGTAGTGGAGTAGATTGTCCTGGAAACATGGAAGCAAACATGGAGAAAAATCACTTGGGTCCACCAAGGTCAGGCTTACAGGCAGTGCTGTATATCAGAGCTGGCGGGTGGGAAGGCTGTTCAAATGCTCTTTGGAAATGTCCTTGGTCAATTTCTGCTACCAATCAGCAAGGATGCAGTGCGGGAAGAGGGTAGGACCAGACCAGTCAGCAGAAGCACAGGAGGCTCCGCCGTGATTAACTACTCCAGCCATTAGAATTTTGCATGCATAAAAAAGGTTATTCTGCCAGGAGAATTTGTTCCATTTTACTAACCATTTATCttcatttctgaaatatttctgtaAAAACATTAAGTAGAAATCCTGGTAGCTGAGGctctttttcttcatttattgTAAATTTTAGCAGGATGGGAAAAAATAAGTGGCCTTGCAATTAAATGAAATGTATATACAGGAGCGATACAAACTGAGCTAAATTGTAATACTCAGGAAATGCCAACAATCATTAAGCGAAAAAAAGGGGGTAACtcttacaaaaaaacccaaacaccatgGATCAGATAgtcagctggtgtacattggcacagttctgctgaagtcagtggtatctgGCTGATTTaaacccactgaggatctggccccatatattCAGTGcttgaaaaacaaacagcagaacAAAGGTAAAATCTTCCAGAAATCCAGATAGACTCAGGGTGAGCAGTGACAGACAGCCAGAGCATGGGAGATGAAACTTGTTATCCCAAATCTTTACCCCTCAAAAGCCAGCAGATGGCTCCCTCCTGAGAGTCTACATAACAGAGAGGCAAGGTGagggaatgtcttttattggaccaacttaaaagatattacctcacccaccttgtctctcaaataacCTGGGACCAAGATGCCTAAAACAACTCAGCGTAACTTGTCCTTCTTGCTGACTCTGGCAACTGCTTTCGCATCTTTTACACTAAGCATCTCCATCCAAATTGCTTACAAAGGCTAGTCCGTGAGGGCCAAACAACAAGGACTTAAACTCAATCAATtcctattgaagtccatgggagttttgcttacATAAAAACTGAGTAGGAACCATAATATTTGCCCATTTTAGCATGCCACGGACACACATCTATTTTAGGTAATTATATAGTatctattaccatagtatctaaaTATCTCACAGACTTGTATTAACAAGTATGCATCTTCACAATACCTTTGTGAGGCAGGAAAGTATTattaacccattttacagataatgaGTTGAGACATCGAGGGCCCAAGGTACATCTGTGGCAAGGCAGGGACTTGACCCCACCTTTCCCATATCCTAGGCTAGGACCATAACCATTGGTCCATCTTTCCTCTCTGTTAGACTTCACTATACAAAAGTCAATTAACAAGAATAATCACTAACccaatgcaaattttaaaaagttgatattGGGGAAAGCCTCCAAAATGCTTGCCTATACCAGTCACCTACATTCCAAGAGAAAAGTCTCTGTTTTTTAAGCTTAAGTGAAGTTTGAAAATATGGATCATAAAATTTAGGAGACAATGGCTTAAAAACACTGTACAGTAGTTAATAAAAAAAGTCATTAGAATGTAAGGAAATTCCAAATAAAAGTTATCTGGTGTGTAAGAGATACATTTTGCtatggatcatagaatcatagaagattagggttggaagggacctcaggaggtcatctagtccaattcctgctcaaagcaggaccaacaccaactaaatcatcccagccagggctttgtcaagccgggccttagaaacctctcaggatggagattccaccaccttcctaggtgacccattccagtgcttcaccaccctcctagtgaaacagtgtttcctaacaaatatccaatctagacctcccccactgcatcttgagaccattgctccttgttctgtcatctgccaccactgagaatagccgagctccatcctctttgaaaccccccttcaggtagttgaaggctgctgtcaaatccccccactcttctcttctgcagactaaacaagtccagttctctcagcctctcctcgtaagtcatgtgctccagccccctgatcattttcattgccctctactggactctctccaatttgtccacatcctttctgtagtggggggcccaaacctggacacaatattcggcaccggtgaggccacatctggagtagaggggaataatcacttccctcaacctgctggcaatgctcctactaacgcagcccaatatgccgttagccttcttggcaacaagggcacaccgctgactcatatccagcttctcatccactgtaatcccccaggtccttttctgcagaactgctgcttagccagttggtccccagcctgtagcagtgcatgggattcttgcttcctaagtgcaggactctgcacttgtccttgttgaacctcatcagatttcttttggcccaatcctccaatttgtctaggtcactctggaccctatccctacccttgagtgtatctacctctccccacagcttagtgtcaaagataatggccaacggctctgcaatcacatcagccaattccctcagcaccctcggatacattagatctggacccatggatttgtgcatgtccagcttttgtaaatagtccttaacctgttctttcaccactgacggctgctcaccttctccccatactgtgttgcccagtgcagcagtctgggagctgaccttgacTATGAAGACCaaagcaaaaaaagcactgagtacttcagctttttccacatcatctgtcattaggttgcctcccccattcattaaggatCCCACATTTtctctgacctttttcttgttgctgacatacttttagaaacccttcttgttacccttcacatcccttgttagctgcaactccagttgtgttttggccttcctgattactcCCCTTAATGCTCGAGCAATagttttatactcctccctaatcatctgaccaagtttccacttcttgtaagcttcctttttgtgtttaagctcaccagagatttcactgttaagccaagctgatcaactgccatatttgctattctttctggaTGTTAAATCTTGGATAAGTGCACTCTGGGATGTTCAGTGCATAAagtggaaacattttgaaaatatctttttaTCAATTATGTTATTAAATTATGTATAATTGCAAAGAATCAATGTTTCAAACCaaccagagagagaaaatttctatGAAAAGTGTCACCTTCCATCTTTTGCAATGGTCATTCAAAAGCCAATACCATCTTGATCCTAAGAGCTTAAGGCACTGTCAATTTTACATTGGGCAGCATGGACATAAATACACGATAAACCATAAAGAAATATGGTACACTATCTCAAGTGATGTCTAGCAGACAAGGGCAGAACAAGACCAAATGGTTGAAAGATGAAGCTAGAaatattcagattggaaataaggttcAGACTGTCAACAGTGAAAGAAATTAACCATTGACAAAGAATCTACCACATTCCTTTAAGTCTCTACAACTTTTTAAATGATATACTGTAGTGGGCTTATTGAGCTTGTGGGCTCAACAGCACTCACTTTCACAGCAGGGAATAATAATTCCCTCCATGGCAGGAATCACCAGATGAAATTACCTTACTTACAGTAtccaggtggtcagactagatgatctgagtGGTCCCTTCCATCCGTAAAAGTCTACGGATATTTAAGTGATGGGGTTGAGAGAATCATTCTCAGATGCTGAAACCACCACCTGTTTTGATCTTACAGTTCTCTCACTCATTGAAATCCAGGCTGGGGTAATTGTGGAATAATATTTGGGCCTCATGAAGGAAAGTTTAGATGAATTCCTCATCTGAAAGAGGATGACTGTACTGTTTATCCCCACTGATCTTTCTTCATGGGAGGCGCACACAGAACACTCTGGAGTTAACAATTCcatgagacacaaggtgggtgaggtaatatcttttatcggaccaacaaTTTCATAGCATTCCACCAGAGGAGGCAAATGTTCTGTACACTCCCAAACCTAACTAACACagagagagtaaaaagaaaaggagtatttgtggcaccttagagactaaccaattttatttgagcatgagctttcgtgagctacagctcacttcatcggatgcatactgtggaagctgcagaagacattatatacacacagagaccatgaaacaatacctcctcccaccccactctcctgctggtaatagcttatctaaagtgatcatcaagttgggccatttccagcacaaatccaggttttctcaccctccgcccccccccccccacacacacacaaactcactctcctgctggtaacagcccatccaaagtgaccattctcttcacaatgtgtatgataatcaaggtgggccatttcctgcacaaatccaggttctctcaccccctcacccccctccaaaaaccacacacacaaactcactctcctgctggtaatagcctatccacagtgaccactctccttacaacgtgcatgaaaatcaaggtgggacatttccaacacaaatacaggttttctcaccccccccctttttccaaaaaacacacacacacaaactcactctcctgctagtaatagctcatccaaagtaaccactctccctataatgtgcatgataatcaaggtgggccatttccagcacaaatccaggttctctcacccccccacccccctacacacacaaactcactctcctgctggtaatagctcatccaaagtaaccactctccctataatgtgcatgataatcaaggtgggccatttccagcacaaatccacgttttctcaccaccccccaccccacaaaacacacacagaaactcactctcctgctggcaatagctcatccaagcTGACcgctctccccacaatgtgcatgacaatcaaggtgggccatttccagcataaatccaagtttaaccagaacgtctgggggcgggggggaggtaggaaaaaacaaggggaaataggctacctttcataatgacttagccactcccagtctctatttaagcctaaattaatagtatccaatttgcaaatgaattccaattcagcagtttctctctggagtctggatttgaagtttttttgttgtaagatagcaaccttcatgtctgtaattgcgtgaccagagagaatgaagtgttctccgactggtttatgagtgttataattcttgacatctgatttgtgtccatttattcttttacgtagagactgtccagtttgaccaatgtacatggcagaggggcattgctggcacatgatggcatatatcacattggtggatgtgcaggtgaacgagcctctgatagtgtggctgatgttattaggccctgtgatggtgtcccctgaatagatatgtgggcacaattggcaacgggctttgttgcaagaataggttcccgggttagtggttctgttgtgtggtatgtggttgttggtgagtatttgcttcaggctggggggctgcctgtaggcaaggactggcctgtctcccaagatttgagagagtgttgggtcatccttcaggataggttgtagatccttaataatgcgttggaggggttttagttgggggctgaaggtgacggctagtggcgttctgttattttctttgttaggcctgtcctgtagtaggtgacttctgggaactcttctggctctatcaatctgtttcttcacttccgcaggtgggtattgtagttgtaagaatgcttgatagagatcttgtaggtgtttgtctctgtctgaggggttggagcaaatgcggttgtatcgcagagcttggctgtagacgatggatcatgtggtgtggtcagggtgaaacctggaggcatgtaggtaggaacagcggtcagtaggtttccggtatagggtggtgtttatgtgaccatcgtttattagcactgtagtgtccaggaagtggatctcttgtgtggactggaccaggctgaggttgatggtgggatggaaattgttgaaatcatggtggaattcctcaagggcttcttttccatgggtccagatgatgaagatgtcatcaatatagcgcaagtagagtaggggcattaagggacaagagctgaggaagcgttgttctaaatcagccataaaaatgttggcatactgtggggacatgcgggtacccatagcagtgccgctgatctgaaggtatacattgtccccaaatgtaaaatagttatgggtaaggacaaagtcacaaagttcagccaccaggttagccatgacattatcggggata
This window of the Chelonia mydas isolate rCheMyd1 chromosome 10, rCheMyd1.pri.v2, whole genome shotgun sequence genome carries:
- the LOC102945463 gene encoding 60S ribosomal protein L24, which codes for MVLETKASGCHPGHGHRYARTDGEVFQFLNAKCKCAFLSKRNPRQISWTVLYRCKHKKGQSEEIQKKRTCHAIKFQKAITGASLAEIMAKRNQKPEVRKAQWEQAIRAAKEAKKAEQATKKSTPSTTKAPTKAAPKQKIMKPVKVSAPRVGGKR